GCTCCAAGCTCAAAACTGACTTCTTTGAGACGTTAGCAGATAGGCACAGCTGCCTGAAAGAGCTCAACCTGTGGGGATCCGGTTTGGAACAACATCATTTAGGAGAATATGCTTTCTCCTTATCAAGCCTAACCAGGATTAACCTTTTCGATTGCCGAGGTGTAGATGATGATGGGTTGGTTGAATTGGCAACAAAGTGTACTCGCATTCAATCCATTAACATCAAGGAAATAACTCAAGTCGGGGATCGAGGTGTGGAGGTTCTCATTGACCAACAGAAAGAGCATCTCAAGTCTTTGGAACTAGATGGGGAGAGTCTGTCGGCCCAAGCATATCTAAAACTACGGCTTTGCCTCAGGTTAACCGTCCTGGACGTCAGCTTTGCTGAAAATATGGACGGTGAGGCACTTGCAGCTGTCTTAAGTTTAACAGAATTAAAGGTCTTGACGATCAAACGGGGCAAGATGCTTACAGACTCTGACTTTGTTCTTGCATTCAGCACCGGAAAATTGAACTGTCTGACGTCCTTGGATTTGTCGGAATGTTCGGGGATAGGAGATGATGGATTGATCTCCATCGCCATGAGTTGTTCAAAACTTAAGAGATTTGATCTTAATTGGTGTTGGGAGCTCACAGATAGGGGAGTAGGTGTAGTGGTCGAGAGATGTCCGGATTTAGAATCCCTGGGCCTTACCGGAATCGTCAAGTTGTCTAGTAATCCAATGGTTCCTATGCTGAAGCAACTCCCGAATTTGGTATACCTTGATCTTCAGCAATGTCCCAATATTAATGATGATATCATGCGAGATATGGTCAGGGCCAAACCGACTCTAACAGTGATCAATTATTACGGGGAGAGTTTTGTATTTCAATCTGATTAATCAAAAATGTGCAATCACCTGACTATTAAGATTGGCCTTTGGGAAGAATCTGCAACGGCTGTCCGATATACCG
This genomic interval from Tigriopus californicus strain San Diego chromosome 6, Tcal_SD_v2.1, whole genome shotgun sequence contains the following:
- the LOC131882822 gene encoding F-box/LRR-repeat protein 2-like, coding for MEEKSNDLILEDIEDTEDDHLDKYQPSIFDQLPDEILIKILSYVSETDLAQKICLVSKRFYQLAMDASLWTDIRLPRDKTMEFQECSLLLSRSPMLQKLRMRERSDSNELAVLALEVCPMMRTLELIYCSKLKTDFFETLADRHSCLKELNLWGSGLEQHHLGEYAFSLSSLTRINLFDCRGVDDDGLVELATKCTRIQSINIKEITQVGDRGVEVLIDQQKEHLKSLELDGESLSAQAYLKLRLCLRLTVLDVSFAENMDGEALAAVLSLTELKVLTIKRGKMLTDSDFVLAFSTGKLNCLTSLDLSECSGIGDDGLISIAMSCSKLKRFDLNWCWELTDRGVGVVVERCPDLESLGLTGIVKLSSNPMVPMLKQLPNLVYLDLQQCPNINDDIMRDMVRAKPTLTVINYYGESFVFQSD